From Peromyscus eremicus chromosome 3, PerEre_H2_v1, whole genome shotgun sequence, one genomic window encodes:
- the Trh gene encoding thyrotropin releasing hormone, which yields MPGPWLLLALALIFTLTGIRESGALPEAAQEEGAVTPGLGNVLMWPERRSLRKDLRRVRGDLGAALDSWISKRQHPGKREEEEEIEAEERGDLGEGGAWNPHKRQHPGRRANQDKHSWVDMMEDSDWVPRSRLPHFFLDSWSLGIPQVKRQHPGRRSFPWLESDITKRQHPGRRFIDPKFQTSWEEKEGEGVPMPEKRQHPGKRAVGHPCEPQGTCGQTGLLQLLGDLSRGQETLEKQSPQLEAWDGEPLED from the exons ATGCCGGGCCCGTGGCTGCTGCTGGCTCTGGCTTTGATCTTCACCCTAACTGGTATCCGCGAATCCGGCGCCTTGCCGGAGGCAGCCCAGGAGGAGGGCGCAGTGACTCCCGGTCTGGGGAACGTCCTGATGTGGCCAGAACGTCGATCCTTGAGGAAAGACCTCCGGCGGGTGCGAGGGGACCTGGGTGCAGCCTTAG aCTCCTGGATCTCGAAGCGCCAGCATCCAGgcaaaagggaggaggaagaagaaattgAAGCTGAAGAGAGGGGGGACTTGGGAGAAGGGGGAGCCTGGAATCCCCACAAACGACAGCACCCCGGCCGCCGTGCCAACCAGGACAAGCATTCATGGGTAGACATGATGGAAGACAGTGACTGGGTGCCACGGTCCAGGTTGCCACATTTCTTTCTGGATTCCTGGTCCTTAGGTATTCCCCAAGTCAAGCGGCAGCACCCCGGCCGGAGATCTTTCCCCTGGTTGGAGTCCGATATCACCAAGAGGCAGCATCCAGGCCGGAGGTTCATAGATCCCAAGTTTCAAACAAgctgggaagaaaaagagggagagggtGTCCCAATGCCTGAGAAACGCCAGCATCCTGGCAAGAGGGCAGTGGGTCACCCTTGTGAGCCCCAGGGGACTTGTGGCCAAACAGGCCTGCTCCAGCTCCTAGGTGACCTGAGCAGGGGCCAGGAGACCCTGGAGAAGCAAAGTCCACAGTTGGAAGCCTGGGACGGGGAGCCTCTGGAGGACTAA